From Camelina sativa cultivar DH55 chromosome 7, Cs, whole genome shotgun sequence, one genomic window encodes:
- the LOC104705073 gene encoding NADH dehydrogenase [ubiquinone] iron-sulfur protein 8-A, mitochondrial: MVRGLSLTLKYFFDPKVTINYPFEKGPLSPRFRGEHALRRYPTGEERCIACKLCEAVCPAQAITIEAEEREDGSRRTTRYDIDMTKCIYCGFCQEACPVDAIVEGPNFEFATETHEELLYDKEKLLENGDRWETEIAENLRSESLYR; the protein is encoded by the exons ATGGTCCGTGGTTTGTCGCTGACCCTCAAGTACTTCTTTGATCCCAAAGTTACT ATCAATTATCCTTTTGAGAAGGGTCCACTGAGCCCTCGCTTCCGTGGTGAACATGCTCTTCGAAGATATCCTACTGGGGAAGAACGCTGCATTGCCTGCAAACTCTGTGAAGCT GTATGTCCAGCACAAGCAATCACAATTGAGGCAGAGGAGAGGGAGGATGGAAGCCGCAGAACCACTAG GTACGATATCGACATGACAAAATGCATCTACTGTGGCTTCTGCCAAGAAGCTTGCCCCGTTGATGCAATTGTCGAAGGACCTAACTTTGAATTCGCAACCGAGACACACGAG GAACTTCTCTATGACAAAGAGAAACTTCTGGAGAATGGAGATCGATGGGAGACGGAGATTGCTGAGAATCTGAGGTCAGAGAGTCTCTACCGATGA
- the LOC104703243 gene encoding uncharacterized protein LOC104703243: MSRLSFRPRPLDIHKKLPILKSFKDFEDDDTPTSTTRNSQLLRIASAEVDNEVAPVPSKKPASEIPTPQFVIVDTYERDYSPTFGQPASYLRARGARSELGEFVEYDLDNEDEDWLYEFDNDKKELSPEKLEGIIFKLEVLDHKTRERAGVIAPTLGSPVPVLLQFDAAVDALQSLSINYGTFQAIFNYWKDKRKRWQKPVLRRLQPPPPVNDTNPYNVFRPREKVHRLHTRRMQRRENNVQSFEKLRQVRRNLGQAQTILEALIKREEKKRDVMDSEVSLQRIQLQYRHETELLEDSLALPGFQPTTTSYKFGSSDDELMDSDDYTSTRVRTRPAIIPNSRFTNLNMNASQPGGIKQEVRRRQSHHGWLHKLDPNEPVMLFTKPLVPDKLAAAGIVPPAPDSSPGQPPSRFQGRIGRGGRIIFDRWNPLMQSHINCGDSYYIAPKHRSTNFN; encoded by the exons ATGAGTAGGCTCTCTTTCCGGCCACGGCCATTGGATATACACAAGAAGCTTCCTattttaaaatcctttaaaGACTTTGAAGACGACGACACTCCAACTTCTACTACTAGAAATTCTCAGTTGCTGCGTATAGCTTCCGCTGAGGTTGACAATGAG GTTGCACCAGTGCCAAGCAAGAAACCAGCTTCAGAAATACCAACACCTCAGTTTGTTATTGTGGATACTTATGAAAGGGATTATTCTCCGACTTTTGGTCAACCTGCTTCTTATCTTCGTGCAAGAGGAG CTCGGTCTGAGCTTGGAGAATTTGTGGAGTATGATCTTGACAATGAGGATGAAGACTGGCTTTATGAGTTTGATAACGATAAGAAAGAACTTTCACCTGAAAA GCTTGAGGGCATTATTTTTAAACTAGAGGTTTTGGATCACAAGACGCGGGAAAGAGCTGGAGTTATTGCACCTACTCTCGGTTCTCCGGTTCCTGTGCTTTTGCAGTTTGATGCTGCTGTTGAT GCGCTGCAATCTCTGTCCATTAATTATGGAACCTTTCAGGCTATCTTCAACTACTGGAAAGACAAG CGCAAAAGATGGCAGAAGCCTGTCTTGCGGCGTCTACAG CCTCCTCCACCGGTCAATGATACCAATCCCTACAATGTGTTTAGGCCAAGGGAGAAAGTTCATAGACTCCACACAAGAAGG atGCAGAGGAGAGAAAACAATGTGCAATCATTTGAAAAGCTTCGACAG GTTAGACGCAATCTTGGCCAAGCACAGACCATTCTGGAGGCTCTCATTAAG agagaagagaagaagagggatGTCATGGACAGTGAGGTTAGCCTTCAGAGAATCCAACTCCAATACAGG CATGAAACAGAGCTCCTGGAAGATAGCTTGGCTCTGCCTGGATTTCAACCCACTACAACATCATACAAATTTGGCTCAAGCGACGATGAATTAATGGACTCTGATGATTACACTAGCACCCGTGTACGAACTCGACCTGCCATTATCCCTAACTCTCGTTTCACCAACTTAAATATGAACGCATCTCAACCCGGAGGAATCAAGCAAGAAGTTAGAAGAAGACAGTCGCATCACGGATGGCTTCACAAACTG GATCCTAATGAACCAGTCATGCTGTTCACAAAACCGCTGGTTCCCGATAAACTGGCAGCTGCAGGGATCGTTCCTCCAGCACCGGATTCATCGCCGGGTCAACCTCCAAGCCGGTTTCAGGGGAGGATTGGTCGTGGTGGCCGGATAATATTCGATAGATGGAATCCGTTGATGCAATCTCACATTAATTGTGGAGACTCTTACTACATTGCACCAAAACACCGATCCACCAACTTCAATTGA
- the LOC104703242 gene encoding uncharacterized protein LOC104703242, translating into MIINCPSPSLCRTNCLTSSKSRRRTQCQSRPVTRSAAVLRISKAAAIGAIAAAVVIASVSVASAELPPPPQDGETLSNVPQTLSGEDCKKQRIQRPKSKNAEKCTVKCVNTCIRSGDGEGPINIRRPLVVFKQGFRSRNYCLVECSDICNLIGDGDYGP; encoded by the exons ATGATAATAAATTGTCCGTCTCCTTCTCTCTGTCGCACGAATTGCTTGACAAGTagtaaaagtagaagaagaactCAGTGTCAGAGCCGCCCCGTAACCAGATCAGCGGCGGTTCTTCGTATATCAAAGGCGGCGGCGATCGGGGCCATAGCTGCGGCGGTTGTGATAGCTTCGGTGTCTGTAGCTTCAGCAGAGCTTCCTCCGCCGCCTCAAGACGGAGAAACGCTATCTAACGTACCGCAGACGCTATCAGGTGAAGActgcaagaaacagaggattcaaCGACCCAAATCCAAGAACGCAGAGAAGTGTACCGTTAAATGCGTCAACACTTGTATTCGCAGTGGAGATGGAGAAGGACCGATCAACATCAGAAG GCCATTAGTGGTATTCAAGCAAGGGTTTCGTAGCCGTAATTACTG CCTAGTGGAATGTTCGGATATCTGCAATTTGATCGGAGATGGTGACTATGGACCCTGA
- the LOC104705071 gene encoding histone acetyltransferase HAC1-like, with product MNVQAHMSGQLSGQVPNQGTMSQQNGNPQMQNLVGGGSAPAPPAGLGPSRVSPVDSDIIKLRQAMRIRIFNIFQQKQPSPADDASKAKYMDVARRLEEGLFKIANSKEDYMNQSTLEPRLASLIKGRQLNNYNQRHTNSSSVGTMIPTPGLQHIGGNPNLMITSSVDATMAGSSNITTTNMNTGNLLNSGGNMSNGYQHSSSNFGLGSGGNMSSMSSQRNTGQMMPTPGFVNSITNNNSNNGQSYMSVEASNNSGGFSSAPMMVPQPQQQQQQQQQQLRQDIGGQNSRMLQNHGSQMGVGLRPGMQQKMSNVSNSSINGGVGMNAKSVDSGTSYTNSTRSSQQAYDNLQRSGMQGEGFGTNNSDPFGSGNLYGAVTSVGMMTNSQNANTANFQSVSRTSSSLSHQQQQFQQQPNRFQQQPNQFHQQQQQFLHQRQLKQQSQQQQRFISHDAFGQNRVAPDMVTHVKHEPGIENPSDQSDMSTSVPQNSQQIQQMLHPQSMASDSINGFSNLSVGVKSESGLRGQWQSQSQEQTQMSNSMLNERHIQEDFRQRMSGTDEAQPNNMSGGSIIGQNHISTTSESPNPQNPTGTTCRYGNGNQDPRFRNQQKWLLFLRHARNCKAPEGKCPDRNCVTVQKLWKXCLSPWVQCDKCEAWQHQICALFNGRRNDGGQAEKEQXLKNETDAARPVNGGEISNDAVQTSAGTISCASPGADISDHLQPSLKRLKVEQSSQHVDVETESCKSSVVSVTEAQSSQYVERKDHRHSDVRASSKYFEVKAEVSEVSAQTRTSFKEEKIGITENIAKQRPVSEPVKHDLSDASPRLENTKMEKEPELLKKENLPEPTEHTTKSGKPEIKGVSLTELFTPEQVREHIRGLRQWVGQSKAKAEKNQAMEHSMSENSCQLCAVEKLTFEPPPIYCTPCGARIKRNAMYYTVGAGDTRHYFCIPCYNESRGDTILAEGTPIPKARLEKKKNDEETEEWWVQCDKCEAWQHQICALFNGRRNDGGQAEYTCPYCFIAEVEQSKRKPLPQSAVLGAKDLPRTILSDHIEQRLFKRLKQERTDRARAQGKSFDEIPTAESLVIRVVSSVDKKLEVKPRFLEIFREDNYPTEFAYKSKVVLLFQKIEGVEVCLFGMYVQEFGSECAFPNQRRVYLSYLDSVKYFRPEVRSYNGEALRTFVYHEILIGYLEYCKLRGFTSCYIWACPPLKGEDYILYCHPEIQKTPKSDKLREWYLAMLRKASKEGIVAETINLYDHFFMQTGECKAKVTAARLPYFDGDYWPGAAEDLIYQMSQEEDGRKGNKKGMLKKTITKRALKASGQTDLSGNASKDLLLMHKLGETIHPMKEDFIMVHLQPSCTHCCMLMVSGNRWVCSQCKHFQICDKCYEAEQRREDRERHPVNFKDKHALYPVEITDIPSDTRDKDEILESEFFDTRQAFLSLCQGNHYQYDTLRRAKHSSMMVLYHLHNPTAPAFVTTCNACHLDIETGQGWRCEVCPDYDVCNSCYSRDGGVNHPHKLTNHPSLADQNAQNKEARQLRVLQLRKMLDLLVHASQCRSPQCQYPNCRKVKGLFRHGIQCKVRASGGCVLCKKMWYLLQLHARACKESECHVPRCRDLKEHLRRLQQQSDSRRRAAVMEMMRQRAAEVAGGSG from the exons ATGAATGTTCAGGCACACATGTCGGGACAGCTATCAGGTCAGGTTCCTAACCAAGGGACCATGTCCCAGCAGAATGGGAACCCTCAGATGCAGAATTTAGTTGGTGGTGGTTCAGCTCCTGCTCCTCCTGCTGGTTTAGGACCTTCACGTGTTTCTCCCGTTGACAGTGACATCATAAAACTTCGCCAGGCCATGCGTATCAggat TTTCAACATTTTCCAGCAAAAGCAACCATCTCCAGCTGATGATGCATCAAAGGCAAAGTATATGGACGTTGCTAGACGCTTAGAGGAGGGGCTGTTTAAAATTGCTAACTCAAAG GAAGATTACATGAACCAGTCAACCCTTGAGCCTCGGCTGGCAAGTCTAATCAAAGGCAGACAGTTGAATAACTACAATCAGCGACACACTAATTCGTCTTCGGTTGGAACAATGATACCCACTCCAGGATTACAACACATTGGGGGGAATCCAAATTTGATGATTACATCCTCCGTTGATGCTACTATGGCTGGAAGTAGTAACATCACAACTACTAACATGAACACTGGAAACCTGCTAAATTCTGGTG GTAATATGTCTAATGGATACCAGCATTCGTCGAGTAACTTTGGTCTTGGTTCTGGAGGGAACATGTCATCTATGAGCTCTCAAAGAAATACTGGTCAGATGATGCCTACCCCTGGATTTGTCAACAGTATTACTAATAACAATAGCAATAATGGCCAGTCGTATATGAGTGTTGAAGCTTCCAACAACAGTGGTGGATTTTCTTCTGCGCCCATGATGGTACCTCAGcctcagcagcagcaacagcaacaacaacagcaactgAGGCAGGATATTGGTGGCCAAAATAGTCGTATGCTACAGAACCATGGAAGTCAAATGGGTGTTGGCCTTAGACCTGGAATGCAACAAAAAATGTCAAATGTGTCTAACAGCTCCATAAATGGTGGTGTTGGGATGAATGCAAAAAGCGTAGATTCAGGTACATCGTACACCAATTCTACCAGAAGTTCGCAGCAGGCATATGATAACCTTCAGCGTTCAGGAATGCAGG GTGAAGGATTTGGCACAAACAATTCTGACCCTTTTGGATCGGGAAATTTGTATGGTGCTGTAACATCTGTTGGAATGATGACCAATTCTCAGAATGCCAATACAGCAAATTTCCAGTCTGTGTCTAGAACTAGCTCTTCTTTG TCACATCAACAGCAGCAGTTTCAGCAACAGCCTAATCGGTTTCAGCAACAACCTAATCAGTTTCACCAACAGCAGCAACAGTTTCTTCATCAACGGCAATTAAAGCAGCAGAGCCAGCAGCAACAGAGATTTATAAGTCATGATGCTTTTGGGCAAAATCGTGTGGCTCCTGACATGGTTACACACGTTAAACACGAACCAGGAATTGAGAACCCTAGCGA TCAGAGTGATATGAGCACATCAGTTCCTCAAAATAGCCAACAGATACAGCAAATGTTGCATCCGCAGAGTATGGCTTCAGACTCTATTAACGGTTTTAGCAACCTCTCTGTTGGAGTGAAATCAGAATCTGGGCTGCGTGGTCAGTGGCAATCTCAGTCACAGGAACAGACGCAAATGTCTAATAGTATGTTAAACGAACGGCACATTCAGGAGGACTTTCGTCAAAGAATGTCAGGAACGGATGAAGCTCAGCCCAATAATATGTCTGGAGGGTCGATTATAGGTCAAAACCATATCTCCACTACATCAGAATCCCCTAATCCCCAAAATCCCACTGGTACCACTTGTAGATATGGAAACGGAAACCAAGATCCGAGATTCAGAAATCAACAGAAATGGCTACTGTTTTTACGCCATGCTCGCAACTGCAAAGCGCCTGAAGGGAAGTGTCCTGATCGGAATTGTGTTACGGTTCAGAAGCTCTGGAAACNTTGTTTGTCTCCC TGGGTCCAATGTGATAAATGTGAGGCCTGGCAACATCAGATATGTGCTTTATTTAATGGGAGAAGGAATGACGGAGGGCAGGCTGA GAAAGAACAGANtttaaaaaatgaaactgaTGCAGCCAGGCCAGTGAATGGAGGTGAAATATCAAATGATGCAGTGCAGACCTCTGCTGGAACAATATCATGTGCTTCGCCTGGTGCTGATATTTCAGATCATTTGCAACCTTCATTAAAACGGTTGAAAGTGGAGCAGTCTTCTCAACATGTGGACGTTGAGACAGAAAGTTGTAAAAGCTCAGTTGTTTCCGTAACAGAAGCACAATCATCTCAGTATGTTGAAAGGAAAGATCATAGGCACAGTGATGTACGTGCATCTTCAAAGTATTTTGAAGTGAAAGCTGAGGTTTCTGAAGTTTCTGCGCAGACACGAACCAGTTTCAAAGAGGAGAAAATTGGAATTACTGAAAATATTGCCAAGCAAAGGCCTGTCAGTGAACCTGTTAAACATGATTTGTCTGATGCCTCACCTCGGCTAGAGAATACGAAAATGGAGAAAGAACCTGAGCTACTTAAGAAAGAAAATCTTCCAGAGCCTACTGAACATACAACAAAATCTGGAAAACCAGAGATAAAGGGTGTTTCGTTAACTGAATTGTTCACTCCTGAACAAGTCAGGGAACATATTCGTGGTCTCCGTCAGTGGGTTGGCCAG AGTAAAGCCAAAGCAGAAAAAAACCAGGCAATGGAGCATTCAATGAGTGAGAATTCCTGCCAACTATGTGCAGTGGAGAAGCTTACCTTTGAGCCACCACCTATCTATTGTACCCCTTGTGGTGCCCGCATCAAGAGAAATGCTATGTATTACACTGTAGGAGCTGGTGACACTCGTCATTACTTTTGTATTCCATGTTATAATGAATCCCGTGGGGATACTATACTTGCTGAAGGGACGCCTATACCTAAGGCAAGActcgagaaaaagaaaaatgatgaagagACTGAAGAATGG TGGGTCCAATGTGATAAATGTGAGGCCTGGCAACATCAGATATGTGCTTTATTTAATGGGAGAAGGAATGACGGAGGGCAGGCTGAGTATACCTGTCCATATTGCTTTATAGCAGAAGTGGAGCAAAGTAAGAGGAAGCCTTTACCTCAGAGTGCTGTTCTTGGAGCTAAAGACCTACCGCGAACAATTCTCAGTGACCATATAGAGCAGCGGTTGTTTAAGAGGCTGAAGCAGGAAAGAACAGATAGAGCCAGGGCTCAAGGAAAAAGTTTTGATGAG ATTCCTACTGCCGAGTCCCTTGTGATTCGAGTTGTTTCATCTGTTGACAAGAAGCTGGAAGTCAAACCTcgatttcttgaaatttttcgGGAGGATAATTACCCAACAGAATTTGCGTACAAGTCCAAG GTAGTTCTGTTGTTCCAAAAGATTGAAGGTGTGGAAGTATGCTTATTTGGGATGTACGTCCAAGAATTTGGTTCTGAATGCGCTTTTCCTAATCAACGCCGAGTTTATCTCTCGTATTTGGATTCTGTCAAGTACTTCAGACCGGAGGTCAGATCTTATAATGGAGAGGCTCTGCGTACTTTTGTTTACCACGAAATTCTG ATCGGGTACCTAGAATACTGCAAGTTGCGTGGTTTCACGAGCTGCTACATATGGGCTTGTCCGCCGCTGAAGGGCGAAGACTATATCTTGTATTGTCATCCAGAAATTCAGAAGACGCCAAAATCTGATAAACTACGAGAGTG GTACCTAGCAATGTTGAGAAAAGCTTCAAAGGAAGGGATTGTTGCAGAGACTATAAATCTCTATGACCATTTTTTTATGCAAACTGGTGAATGTAAAGCTAAGGTTACAGCAGCCAGACTCCCGTATTTCGATGGTGACTACTGGCCAGGTGCAGCAGAGGATCTTATATACCAAATGagtcaagaagaagatggcAGAAAGGGAAATAAGAAAGGGATGCTCAAGAAAACCATTACCAAAAGGGCGCTAAAAGCTTCTGGGCAGACTGATCTTTCTGGGAATGCGTCCAAGGATCTGCTGctaatgcataaa CTCGGTGAGACCATTCACCCAATGAAGGAAGACTTTATCATGGTCCACTTGCAGCCTTCTTGCACTCATTGCTGTATGCTGATGGTATCAGGAAATCGTTGGGTCTGCAGCCAGTGCAAACACTTCCAGATTTGTGATAA GTGTTATGAGGCTGAGCAGAGACGTGAAGACAGGGAAAGGCATCCTGTTAATTTTAAGGATAAGCATGCGTTGTATCCT GTCGAAATTACAGATATCCCTTCAGATACGCGGGACAAAGATGAGATACTCGAAAGCGAGTTTTTCGACACTAGGCAAGCATTTCTGAGTCTTTGTCAAGGTAACCATTACCAGTATGATACATTAAGGCGGGCAAAACATTCGTCGATGATGGTTCTTTACCATCTACATAACCCAACCGCTCCTGCGTTTGTCACGACCTGCAATGCTTGTCATCTTGACATTGAAACTGGTCAAGGCTGGCGCTGTGAAGTATGTCCAGACTACGATGTGTGCAATTCTTGTTACAGTAGAGATGGTGGAGTTAATCATCCTCACAAGTTGACTAATCATCCATCTTTAGCTGATCAAAATGCTCAAAACAAAGAAGCGAGGCAATTGCGAGTCTTGCAG CTTAGGAAAATGCTTGATCTTCTTGTACATGCATCACAATGTCGTTCGCCACAGTGTCAATATCCTAATTGCCGGAAAGTGAAGGGGCTATTCCGACATGGTATACAGTGCAAAGTACGTGCTTCGGGAGGTTGTGTTCTATGCAAGAAAATGTGGTATCTCCTTCAACTCCACGCTCGGGCCTGCAAGGAATCAGAGTGCCATGTACCTCGTTGCAG GGACCTGAAGGAGCATCTGAGAAGATTACAGCAGCAATCAGATTCACGGCGTAGAGCAGCTGTAATGGAAATGATGAGACAAAGAGCTGCAGAAGTCGCTGGGGGATCAGGTTAA
- the LOC104703241 gene encoding shikimate O-hydroxycinnamoyltransferase-like, protein MGEAAEQARGFHVTTTRKQVITAALPLQDHWLPLSNLDLLLPPLDVNVCFCYKKSLNITNTVAHETLKTALAETLVSYYAFAGEIVTNTTGEPEILCNNRGVDFVEASADVELRELNLYDPDESIGKLVPIKKHGVIAIQVTQLKCGSIVVGCTFDHRVADAYSMNMFLLSWAEISRSDVPISCVPSFRRSLLNPRRPLVIDSSIDQIFMPVTSLPPPQETTNPENLLTSRIYYIKADALDELQTLASSSKNGKRTKLESFSAFLWKLVAEQTAKDHPVPSKTSKLGIVVDGRRRLMEQENNTYFGNVLSIPFGGQRIDDLINKPLSWVTDEVHRFLERSATKEHFLNLIDWVETRRPTPSVSRIYSVGSDDGPAFVVSSGRSFPVTQVDYGWGSPVFGSYHFPWGGSAGYVMPMPSSVDDGDWMVYLHLTKGQLKFIEEEASHVFKPIDNDYLKI, encoded by the exons ATGGGAGAAGCGGCGGAGCAAGCACGTGGCTTCCACGTGACCACCACCAGGAAGCAAGTCATCACAGCGGCTCTTCCCCTCCAGGACCACTGGCTCCCACTCTCGAACCTCGACCTCCTCCTTCCTCCTCTCGACGTCAACGTTTGCTTCTGCTACAAGAAATCACTTAACATTACCAACACAGTGGCTCATGAAACCCTCAAGACGGCTTTGGCAGAGACTCTCGTCTCCTACTACGCCTTTGCTGGCGAGATCGTCACCAATACTACCGGAGAACCGGAGATTCTCTGCAACAATCGTGGCGTAGATTTTGTGGAAGCCAGTGCTGACGTGGAGCTTCGAGAGCTTAACCTGTATGATCCTGATGAAAGTATTGGCAAGCTTGTTCCCATCAAGAAACATGGAGTCATAGCGATTCAG GTAACTCAACTGAAATGTGGAAGCATAGTTGTTGGCTGCACATTTGATCATCGTGTAGCGGACGCATATTCCATGAACATGTTTCTCTTATCGTGGGCCGAGATATCACGGTCTGACGTACCAATCTCTTGTGTACCATCGTTTCGAAGATCTCTGCTAAACCCACGACGACCTTTGGTCATCGATTCATCTATAGACCAAATTTTTATGCCTGTCACCTCCTTGCCCCCTCCACAAGAAACTACCAATCCAGAAAATCTCCTTACGAGCCGTATCTATTACATAAAAGCGGATGCATTAGACGAGCTCCAAACTCTAGCCAGCAGCTCGAAAAACGGTAAAAGGACAAAACTTGAATCATTTAGTGCGTTTCTGTGGAAACTCGTGGCAGAACAAACAGCTAAAGATCATCCAGTCCCTAGCAAGACCTCAAAACTCGGGATCGTCGTGGACGGAAGGAGGAGACTTATGGAGCAAGAAAACAATACTTACTTCGGAAACGTTCTTTCAATCCCATTTGGTGGACAGAGAATCGATGACTTGATTAACAAGCCACTGTCTTGGGTGACCGATGAAGTTCACAGATTCTTGGAGAGATCAGCGACCAAAGaacattttttgaatttgatcgATTGGGTTGAGACTCGTCGCCCAACACCTTCGGTTTCAAGAATCTACAGCGTCGGATCTGACGATGGACCCGCGTTTGTGGTTTCTTCCGGGAGGAGTTTTCCCGTGACCCAAGTGGATTACGGGTGGGGCTCGCCGGTTTTTGGATCTTACCATTTCCCATGGGGAGGCAGCGCCGGATACGTTATGCCGATGCCAAGCTCAGTGGACGACGGAGATTGGATGGTTTACTTGCACCTTACGAAAGGACAGTTGAAGTTCATTGAGGAAGAGGCTTCTCATGTGTTTAAACCTATTGACAATGATTATCTCAagatttaa
- the LOC104703240 gene encoding LOW QUALITY PROTEIN: protein STRUBBELIG-RECEPTOR FAMILY 5-like (The sequence of the model RefSeq protein was modified relative to this genomic sequence to represent the inferred CDS: deleted 2 bases in 1 codon) — MMQKLVHLLIVSLAIVVTLVQAKTDNQEVSALNVMFTSLNSPSKLKGWKSSGGDPCDGSWEGVKCKGSSVTELQLSGLELSGSLGYLLSNLKSLTTFDLSKNNLKGNIPYQLPPNLANLDFSENELDGNVPYSLSQMKSIQSINLGQNKLNGDLPHMFQKLSKLETLDLSLNQLSGKLPQSFANLTSLKKLHLQDNRFTGDINVLRNLAIDDLNVEDNRFEGWIPNELKDIDSLLTGGNDCSTETAPPPPPGVRYGRKSSGSNAGGGITAVTGMMIAGASLGVLVLIAVLIALVSKKKSSISPHFIDEDRSQHTPKFRSLSSHGSAQELRVDFGNDYKGGDSDDDNNIHRMGSKGLKHSVSSRVMSFNDTEFANKLNAKRTTSSRSATEFELSDLQSATANFSPGNLLGEGSIGRVYRAKYSDGRTLAVKKIDSTLFDSGKSEDITPIVMSVSKIRHQNIAELVGYCSEQGHNMLVYEYFRNGSLHEFLHLSDSFSKPLTWNTRVRIALGTARAVEYLHEACSPSVMHKNIKSSNILLDADLNPRLSDYGLSKFYLRTSQNLGEGYNAPEAKNPSAYTPKSDVYSFGVVMLELLTGRVPFDGEKPRPERSLVRWATPQLHDIDALSNIADPALHGLYPPTSLSRFADIIALCVQVEPEFRPPMSEVVEALVRMVQRSSMKLKDDLSSSYRAHDDYDY; from the exons ATGATGCAGAAGCTCGTACACCTCTTGATCGTCTCTCTCGCTATTGTCGTCACTTTAGTCCAAGCAAAAACCGATAACCAAGAAG TCTCCGCTTTGAACGTGATGTTTACGAGCTTAAATTCACCGTCGAAACTCAAAGGCTGGAAATCTAGCGGAGGTGATCCCTGCGACGGTTCTTGGGAAGGCGTCAAATGCAAAGGCTCTTCCGTCACCGAATT ACAGTTATCAGGCTTGGAGCTAAGTGGATCTCTCGGTTATCTACTAAGCAACCTCAAATCTCTCACAACTTT TGATCTCAGCAAAAACAATCTAAAAGGGAACATACCTTATCAACTCCCACCCAACCTTGCTAATCT AGACTTTTCTGAAAACGAACTCGATGGAAACGTGCCCTACTCCTTATCTCAAATGAAAAGTATCCAAAGCAT TAACCTTGGACAAAACAAGCTCAATGGAGATCTACCACATATGTTTCAGAAACTGTCAAAACTCGAAACTCT GGACTTATCGTTAAATCAACTCTCTGGGAAATTACCTCAGAGTTTTGCTAAT CTCACAAGCCTCAAAAAACT ACACTTGCAGGATAATCGTTTCACAGGCGACATAAACGTTCTCAGGAACCTTGCCATTGATGACTT GAACGTCGAAGACAACCGGTTCGAAGGATGGATACCTAATGAGCTTAAGGATATAGACAGTTTACT GACTGGAGGCAACGACTGTTCAACTGAAActgctccaccaccaccaccgggtGTTAGATACGGTCGAAAATCTTCAGGTTCTAATGCCGGAGGAGGTATAACTGCTGTGACCGGAATGATGATCGCTGGAGCAAGCTTAGGAGTTCTTGTGTTGATCGCCGTTTTAATCGCGCTTGTCTCCAAGAAAAAGTCATCTATCTCTCCTCATTTCATCGACGAAGACAGGAGTCAACACACCCCAAAGTTTAGGTCTCTTTCCTCTCATGGATCTGCACAAGAGCTACGTGTCGATTTTGGCAACGATTACAAAG GTGGAGATTcggatgatgataataatatcCACCGGATGGGATCAAAGGGACTAAAGCATTCAGTTTCGTCGCGTGTGATGTCTTTCAACGATACCGAGTTCGCCAACAAGCTCAACGCGAAACGAACCACTTCAAGTCGTTCCGCTACGGAATTCGAGCTCTCTGATTTGCAGAGCGCAACAGCCAATTTCTCACCAGGAAATCTTCTCGGTGAAGGATCAATCGGACGTGTTTACAGAGCCAAGTATTCCGATGGACGG ACTTTGGCGGTTAAGAAGATCGATTCGACATTGTTCGATTCGGGTAAATCAGAAGATATAACGCCCATTGTAATGAGCGTCTCAAAGATTCGGCATCAGAACATAGCAGAGCTCGTAGGTTATTGCTCAGAGCAAGGTCACAACATGTTAGTCTACGAATACTTCAGAAACGGCTCACTCCATGAGTTCCTTCATTTGTCAGATTCTTTCAGTAAACCGTTGACTTGGAATACAAGAGTCAGAATCGCCTTGGGGACCGCTCGAGCCGTCGA GTACCTACACGAGGCATGTTCACCGTCTGTGATGCATAAGAATATCAAGTCTTCTAACATTTTGCTAGACGCAGATCTCAACCCTCGTCTCTCAGATTACGGCCTCTCAAAATTCTATCTT AGAACGAGTCAAAACCTAGGAGAAGGATACAATGCACCAGAAGCCAAGAACCCTTCTGCTTATACACCAAAGAGTGACGTTTACAGCTTTGGTGTCGTCATGTTAGAACTTCTCACCGGTCGAGTTCCATTTGACGG AGAGAAACCAAGGCCAGAAAGATCGTTGGTGCGGTGGGCGACACCACAGCTTCACGACATAGACGCATTGTCGAATATAGCGGATCCAGCTTTGCACGGGCTTTACCCACCAACGTCATTGTCAAGGTTCGCCGACATCATCGCATTATGTGTACAGGTGGAACCAGAGTTCCGACCACCCATGTCGGAAGTTGTGGAGGCACTTGTACGGATGGTTCAACGGTCAAGTATGAAGCTTAAAGATGATCTTTCATCGTCTTATCGAGCCCACGACGATTATGATTACTAG